From Malus sylvestris chromosome 1, drMalSylv7.2, whole genome shotgun sequence:
GAAAGAGCTTTTAGACCATGGAAGCAGTCACCAGTCCTGCTGGGATGAACAAGCTTTGAGATTACAAGCAGAAGCTTCTCAAATGGCTCGGCTTCAATATCTACAATGTCTCCTCCAGcctaataacaattcctttgGAGCTGCTACGCCAAACAACCTAAATGATTTCATTGACATGGAGACATTTAATCTTTTGAATACACTCGGTTCATCTCAGCTGGATATTCAAGACCCTACTGCACAATACCCTGTTGGTGATTTTCAACCAGTAGTCCAAGATAATTCAGTCCCTTTCTCTCATTTGCCTGACTTGCAAACATACCCAACACCACCAAACAAGGACATGGTTAATGATCAAGCTCCAGATCAATTTACTGCTTTGAGCCAAGGtgaaaactctccaaataatcCATGGAATATTCCTTCGTCTTCAAATACTACTCTATCTCCTACTTCTGTGGCTCCTCCCATGACAGTGACAGAGACTTCAGTAAGCAACAACTTGGGTGATGCTTGCAGCACTTCAAGCTATGCAGGAGTGGCTACTTCAGCTTGGTCTGACCTTCTTTTTGAGGACCCCTTTTTTCAGTGAGATCGCTTAATTAGGTGTATGTGTGCTAAACGCTTCGAATTGCATGATCATCAgacctttttttatttcttccttTGGGTTACAATATTATCACCACTTTACTCTGTACTTTCTGATCATATATATACTCCAGTTTATGTATAATTGTAAGAGGAGTTTCATTTTAGCTAGTAGCTAATTAAATAATTAGTTAACTAAAGTAGTTACATGTTTACATGCAAGATCCCTTGAGATTCATCTAAAAATATGCATGAGTACGCAGAAATATTCGTTGGATCCTTTTCTAATTGGAGAAAGAAACTTCTTCAGCAAGAATATAATATACGATAACCGAACCATACCAACATTCCTACACATTGAAATACACTACATTGATCATTAAGACCATATATAGAATGATGTTCCTGTGCTACATAAACAAATTATTATTACTATACTATATCATCATCAACATCATTGCTCGCTACTATTTTTATCATTATTTGCATTACTATTATCATTATTATCGTCAGCTTTATTATTACCTAATACTTTGAAATCTGCGTGATACCCACTGAGCCATTGCATGCATATACATggcacatatatatacatataaatacatacatatatatatatatgtatatatgtatatatataactgGGGATCATGTGCAGGCATAATAAGTGAAGATggattagttttttttaaatttttttttatttattaagatCGATGCTATTTAGAGACAAACCATGATATACTTATTGATACAATTTTTAAAATAGCTGGATATCCTACATATAATTTCTAAGATCCATGTCTATTAGATAATGTATAAATGTATTAGTTTTTTTGTGTCCAAATAGATTATTGCATAATTAAATGTTTCAAGTTTGtcaacaataattttttatttttttaacaaaaaatattatctatattaggAGGGTGAGAGAGTGGGTTAAGCCtcataataggctagcaataatgtggttcaaattcgcatttgacaataatcgaacctaagacctctcacttacatgtaaAGAGGAATGCCACTAgactatagtactaagtggAAACAACAAAATCATTTAAACACACAAAATGAGCACACTGTCTAATACAGACCCTAACTATATACGTGAGACTCATCTAAATAAGAGAATGCATCACCATGTATATTAGTTGTGTGTGTCTAATTAAATAGCATCACTCTGTACAATAGTACTAATCTCATATATGAGTTTGTACTGATGTGAATCTCTATTTATGTTAGTTAATTATATTagttaagaaaaaaaaccaatacGACACTAATGACCTGCTAGAAATTA
This genomic window contains:
- the LOC126626865 gene encoding transcription factor MYB93-like, translating into MGRSPCCDESGLKKGPWTPEEDQKLMKYIQKNGHGSWRALPKLAGLNRCGKSCRLRWTNYLRPDIKRGKFSQEEEQTILNLHSILGNKWSAIAGHLPGRTDNEIKNFWNTHLKKKLIQMGFDPMTHRPRTDIFSSLPHLLALVNLKELLDHGSSHQSCWDEQALRLQAEASQMARLQYLQCLLQPNNNSFGAATPNNLNDFIDMETFNLLNTLGSSQLDIQDPTAQYPVGDFQPVVQDNSVPFSHLPDLQTYPTPPNKDMVNDQAPDQFTALSQGENSPNNPWNIPSSSNTTLSPTSVAPPMTVTETSVSNNLGDACSTSSYAGVATSAWSDLLFEDPFFQ